The window CTCGAAGCACCCCGGCCGCGACGTCGTCGGCCAGATCAGCATGGAGCAGCTGCGCGACATTGCGAAGATCAAGATGAAGGACATGAACACCGACGACCTCGACCAGGCTACCCGGACGATCGCTGGTTCCGCCCGCTCGATGGGCCTGCAGGTGAAGGAGTAACGCACATGGCAGCGAAGCTCAGCCCTGAGGCAATCAAAGAGACGCGGATCGCCGGTGGCAAGCGCCAGGCGGCGGCCGTCAAGGGTCTCAACCGCGACAAGGCCTACTCGATCGAGGAGGCCGTGAAGCTCGTCAAGGACCGCGCCAAGGCGAAGTTCGACGAGACGATCGAGGTTGCGATGAACCTCGGCGTCGATCCCAAGCACGCCGACCAGCTCGTGCGCGGCGTGTGCAATCTGCCGAACGGCTCCGGCCGTACGGCGCGCGTCGCCGTGTTCGCGCGCGGCGCCAAGGCGGAAGAGGCGAAGGCCGCCGGTGCCGACGTCGTCGGCGCGGAGGATCTCGTCGAGCAGGTGTCGAAGGGCACGATCAACTTCGATCGCTGCATCGCCACCCCCGACATGATGGGCCTCGTCGGCCGCCTCGGTAAGGTGCTCGGCCCCCGCGGCCTGATGCCGAACCCGCGCGTCGGCACGGTCACGATGGACGTCACCAACGCCGTGAAGGGCGCCAAAGGTGGCTCGGTGGAGTTCCGCGTCGAGAAGGCGGGCATCGTCCACGCCGGCGTCGGCAAGGCGAGCTTCAGCGAAGGCGCCCTCGCCGAGAACATCAAGGCGTTCGTCGACGCCGTGGTGAAGGCGAAGCCGCCGGGTGCCAAGGGCACCTACGTGAAGAAGGTTTCTGTCAGCTCGACGATGGGGCCGGGGGTCAAGATCGACTCCGCCAGCCTCGGCGGCGGGCAGGTCCTCGCTTAAGAGGGCCAACGAATTCGCGTGTCGCTACGCAAGTGGCGGCCCGCGAGGCGCGGAAGCGAAGCCGCAAGGCTCTTCTTCCGCGAAGACTGTCCGAGACTGTGGGTGCCGTCAGGGTCTTCGACGCTGACAGCTTAAGCCTCGAATGAGGGCCTGCATGAGACAGGAGCGAACCCGGTTTCATTCTCTCCACAGGAGAGCGCAGAGCCGGTTTGAACCTGGGTCAGCACCGTGCCGCCTCGACAGCGCGCGGATGGACAGACGAAGCGTCGCCCGAAGCGCAAGCTGACGGCGGCAAGGTGCAACCCGCGGAGCAGCAGCCGCTGTTTCGTAAATTGGAGTGAGCAGGTGGATAGAGCCGCGAAACGTGAGCTCGTGACGTCGCTCAACACCGTGTTGAAAGACACGGGGTTGGTCGTTGTCGCCCACTATGCCGGCATGACGGTCGCCCAACTGACCGACTACCGCCAGAAAGTCAAAGAGGCTGGCGGCAAGGTCAAGGTGGCCAAAAACCGGCTGGCGAAGCTCGCGCTTAAGGACACTTCGTACGAGCCGATCGGCGAACTCTTCAAGGGGCAGACATGCGTCGCCTTCTCGAAGGACCCGATCGCCGCAGCGAAGGCGTCGGTCGCCTACGCCAAAGGGAATGAAAAGCTAGTCATTCTCGGCGGCGCCATGGGCACGACGGTCCTCGACGCGAACGCCGTCAAGGCTCTCGCCGAACTGCCCTCGCTCGACGAGCTGAGAGCAAAGCTGATCGGTCTCCTCAACGCGCCGGCGACGAAGATCGCCCGCACGGTCAAGGAGCCGGGAGCTCAGCTCGCGCGCGTCATCCAGGCGAAGGCAGCGCAAGGCGAGGCCGCTTAACGGCAAGGGCGGCGCCCGCGAGGGCGCCACGGACACCAAATAGCGCAGTTCAAAACTGCATGCGTCATTAGGTTCAAACCGAAGGAAGTAACAAAATGGCCGATCTATCGAAGATCGTTGAGGATCTCTCCAGCCTCACCGTCCTGCAGGCAGCCGAGCTTGCCAAGATGCTCGAGGAGAAGTGGGGCGTGTCGGCGGCTGCAGCCGTCGCCGTTGCCGCTGCGCCTGGCGGCGCTGCTGCCGCTCCGGCCGAGGAGCAGACCGAGTTTACCGTCATCCTGAAGGCGGGTGGCGACAAGAAGATCAACGTCATCAAGGAAGTCCGCGCCATCACGGGCCTTGGCCTCAAGGAAGCCAAGGACCTCGTCGAGGCCGGCGGCAAGACCGTGAAGGAAGGCGTGACCAAGGACGAGGCTGCCAAGCTGAAGAAGCAGCTCGAGGACCAGGGTGCGACCGTCGAAGTGAAGTAATCGAGGCGGCAGGCTGCCGGCACATCGGGTGCCAGCGGCCTGCCTCCGCTCGTCGGCAAAGACGAGCATCTGGACGTCTCTCCGGAGGGTCTTTTGAGGGTCATACAACCCTCAACGGGCCTTCCGGCGAGCCGTTTAAAGGCTACGCGAGGGTTGGCGGCCCTCGCCATGCAGGCAGCAGCAGCGCGGGCCGTCACCTGCGCGATGACAAGGAGCGGAAATGGCTGAGACGTTCAACGGCCGCAAGCGCATCCGGAAGAAATTCGGATCCATTCGCGAAGTCGCAGAGATGCCGAACCTCATCGAGGTTCAAAAGAGCTCCTATGACGACTTCCTGATGGTCAAGGAACCCCCCGGCGGCCGTTCCGACGATCACGGTCTACAGGCGGTCTTCAAGTCGGTGTTCCCGATCTCCGACTTCTCGGGACGGGCGACCCTCGAGTTCGTGCGCTACGAGTTCGAGCTGCCGAAGTACGACGTCGACGAGTGCATGCAGCGCGATATGACCTTCTCGGCGCCGCTGAAGGTCAAGCTGCGCCTGATCGTGTTCGATGTGAACGAGGAGACGGGCTCCAAGTCGATCAAGGACGTCAAGGAGCAGGACGTCTACATGGGCGACATGCCGCTCATGACCATGAACGGCACGTTCGTCATCAACGGCACCGAGCGCGTCATCGTCTCGCAGATGCACCGCTCTCCGGGCGTGTTCTTCGATCACGACCGCGGGCGCACGCACGCCTCGGGCAAGCTGCTGTTCGCCGCGCGCATCATTCCCTATCGCGGCTCGTGGCTCGACTTCGAGTTCGACGCCAAGGACATCGTCTACGTGCGCATCGACCGTCGCCGCAAGCTGCCGGTGACGACGCTGCTCTATGCGCTGGGTCTCAACGACGAAGAGATCCTGTCGACGTTCTACAAGCACATCACCGTCAAGGAATCGAAGCGCGGCTGGAAGATGCCGTTCGTGCCCGAGAAGATGCGCGGCATGACGCCGACGGCCGACCTTGCCGACGCCAAGACGGGCGAGGTGATCATCAAGGCGGGCGAGAAGCTCACCGCCCGCAAGGCGCGTGAGCTGGCCGAAGGCGGCTTGAAGGAGATCCTCGTTTCGTCCGACGACCTCGCCGGGCGCTACATCGCCGCCGACATCGTCGACCTGGAGACGGGTGCGATCATGGCCGAGGCTGGCGACGAGCTCGATGCCGAGCTGCTGGCCGAGCTGAAGGATCAGAAGGTCAAGGAGTTCCCGCTCCTCGACATCGACCACGTCAACATCGGGCCGTTCATCCGCAACACGCTCAACATCGACAAGAACGCCAACCAGGAAGAGGCGTTGATGGACATCTACCGGGTCATGCGGCCCGGTGAGCCTCCGACCATCGAGGCGGCGACCAACCTCTTCCATTCGCTGTTCTTCGACAGCGAGCGCTACGACCTCTCGGCCGTCGGCCGCGTGAAGATGAACATGCGCCTCGAGCTCGATGCGCCCGACACCATGCGGGTGCTGCGCAGGGAGGACATCCTCGCCGTCATCAAGACGCTGGTCGACCTGCGCGACGGCAAGGGCGAGATCGACGACATCGATCACCTCGGCAACCGGCGCGTGCGCTCGGTCGGCGAGTTGATGGAGAACCAGTACCGCGTCGGCCTGCTCCGCATGGAGCGCGCCATCAAGGAGCGCATGTCCTCGGTCGATATCGACACGGTCATGCCGCAGGACCTGATCAACGCCAAGCCGGCGGCCGCCGCCGTGCGCGAGTTCTTCGGCTCCTCGCAGCTCTCGCAGTTCATGGACCAGACGAACCCGCTGTCGGAGATCACCCACAAGCGCCGCCTCTCGGCCCTTGGTCCGGGCGGTCTCACGCGTGAGCGCGCCGGCTTCGAGGTGCGCGACGTGCATCCGACGCACTACGGCCGCATCTGTCCCATCGAGACGCCGGAAGGCCCGAACATCGGCCTCATCAACTCGCTGGCGACGTTCGCGCGCGTCAACAAGTACGGCTTTATCGAGAGCCCGTACCGCAAGGTCGTGAACGGCAAGCTCACCGATCAGGTCGTCTACCTGTCGGCGATGGAAGAAATGCGCCACCACGTCGCCCAGGCGAACGCCGAGGTCGACGCGAAAGGCAAGCTGACGGACGATCTCATCACCTGCCGCTATCAGGGCGACGTGCTGCTCGTGCCGCAGGAGAAGGTCGACTACATCGACGTGTCGCCCAAGCAGCTCGTGTCTGTCGCCGCGGCGCTCATCCCGTTCCTCGAGAACGACGACGCCAACCGCGCGTTGATGGGCTCCAACATGCAGCGTCAGGCCGTGCCGCTCATCCGCGCCGAGGCGCCGCTCGTCGGCACCGGCATGGAAGAGGTGGTGGCCCGCGACTCCGGCGCCGCCATCGCGGCTCGCCGCACCGGCGTCGTCGACCAGGTGGACGCGACGCGTATCGTGATCCGCGCCACGGCCGAGACCGATCCGTCGAAGCCGGGCGTCGACATCTACCGTCTGCGCAAGTTCCAGCGTTCGAACCAGAACACCTGCATCAACCAGCGTCCGCTGGTGCACGTGGGTGACGCGGTCGAGGCGGGCGAGATCATCGCCGACGGTCCGTCGACCGACCTCGGCGATCTGGCGCTGGGCAAGAACGTGCTCGTCGCGTTCATGCCGTGGATGGGCTACAACTTCGAGGATTCCATCCTCCTCTCCGAGCGTGTCGTCTCCGACGACATCTTCACCTCGATCCACATCGAGGAATTCGAGGTCATGGCCCGCGACACCAAGCTCGGGCCGGAGGAGATCACGCGCGACATCCCGAACGTTTCGGAAGAAGCGCTGAAGAACCTCGACGAAGCCGGCATCGTCTACATCGGCGCGGAAGTGAACCCCGGCGACATCCTCGTCGGCAAGATCACGCCGAAGGGCGAAAGCCCGATGACGCCGGAAGAGAAGCTCCTGCGCGCTATCTTCGGCGAGAAGGCTTCCGACGTGCGCGACACCTCGCTGCGGCTGCCGCCGGGCGTGGCGGGCACGGTCGTCGAGGTGCGCGTCTTCAATCGCCACGGCGTCGAGAAAGACGAGCGTGCCATGGCGATCGAGCGCGAGGAGATCGAGCGTCTCGCCAAGGACCGCGACGACGAGATGCAGATCCTCGACCGCAACGTCTACGCGCGTCTCAAGGAAGCGCTGCTAGGCAAGGAAGTCGCCAAGGGTCCGAAGGCGGCCCCCAAGGGCACGCACATCAACGAGGAGATCCTCGAAGCTGTCCCGCGCAGCCATTGGTGGGAGTTCGGTCTCAAGAACGAGAAGGCGCAGAGCGAGATCGAGGCCATCAACAAGCAGTACGAGGAGGCCAAGAAGAGCCTCGAGCGTCGCTTCGTTGACAAGGTCGACAAGCTGCAGCGCGGCGACGAGCTGCCTCCCGGCGTGATGAAGATGGTCAAGGTCTTCGTCGCCGTGAAGCGCAAGATCCAGCCGGGCGACAAGATGGCCGGCCGTCACGGCAACAAGGGTGTCGTGTCGATGATCGTACCGTGCGAGGACATGCCGTTCCTCGAGGACGGCACGCATGTCGACGTGGTGCTGAACCCGCTGGGCGTGCCCTCGCGCATGAACGTCGGGCAGATCCTCGAGACGCATCTTGGTTGGGCGTGTCGCGGTCTCGGCCGCATCATCGACGAGGCGCTGCAGGAGTTCCATGCCTCGGGCAAGGCGCAGCAGCTTCGCGACGAGATGGCGAAGATCTACGGCAAGGATCAGTTCAAGGCGAACATCAAGGACGAAGAGTTGGCCGAGATTGCCGACAAGCTCAAGAAGGGTGTGCCGATTGCCACGCCGGTGTTCGACGGCGCCAAGGAGCCGGACATCGTCGACATGCTGAAGCTTGCCGGTTTCGACACGAGCGGGCAGGTGACGCTGTTCGACGGCCGCACGGGCCAGGCGTTCGATCGCAAGGTTACGGTCGGTTACAAGTACATCTTGAAGCTGCACCACCTTGTCGACGACAAGATCCACGCTCGCTCCATCGGTCCGTACTCACTCGTCACCCAGCAGCCGCTGGGCGGCAAGGCGCAGTTCGGCGGCCAGCGCTTCGGCGAAATGGAGGTGTGGGCACTCGAAGCCTACGGTGCCGCCTACACGCTGCAGGAGATGCTGACGGTGAAGTCGGACGACGTCGCCGGCCGCACCAAGGTCTACGAGGCGATCGTGCGTGGCGACGACACCTTCGAGGCCGGCGTGCCGGAAAGCTTCAACGTGTTGGTCAAGGAAATGCGTGCCCTTGGCCTCAACGTCGAGCTGGAGAACTCGGACGCCGGAAGGCTGCCCGCACCGGATCAGGAGCAGGAGCCGCAGAAGCAGCCGCAGCTGCCTCCTGCCGCCGAATGATCGATTGAAGACCAGTCCGGGGCCCCACGGGCCCCGGACAAAGGCGCGTGAAAGCCGCGCCACCCAATCTAGGGCTCAATGACGCCAAGAGCCCGTTTCTGCGAGGATCGACCGCGATCTGATCCTCGCAAGTCTGACACGGGGTGCTGGCCACGCCCCGAATGGAGAGACGGATGAACGAGATCACCAACCTGTTCAAGACGCAAGCGCCCCTCCCGACGTTCGACCAGATCAAGATCTCCATCGCGAGTCCTGACGACATCCTGTCGTGGTCGTTCGGCGAGATTAAGAAGCCCGAGACGATCAACTACCGCACGTTCAAGCCCGAGCGCGACGGCTTGTTCTGCGCGCGCATCTTCGGTCCGATCAAGGACTACGAGTGCTTGTGCGGCAAGTACAAGCGGATGAAGTACAAGGGCCTGATCTGCGAAAAGTGCGGCGTCGAGGTCACCCTCGCCAAGGTTCGCCGCGAGCGCATGGGCCACATCGAGCTCGCCGCGCCGGTCGCTCACATCTGGTTCCTGAAGTCGCTGCCCTCGCGCATCGGCTTGCTGCTCGACATGCCGCTCAAGGATCTCGAGCGCGTTCTCTATTTCGAGCAGTACATCGTCATCGAGCCCGGCATCACCGCCTTCCGCGAGAAGCAGCTTCTCACGGAGGAGGACTACAACCGCGCGCTCGACGAGCACGGCCCGGACAGCTTCACGGCCGGCATCGGCGCCGAGGCGATCCGCGAGATGCTCTCGGCGATGGACCTGCCGAAGATCGCAATCGACTTGCGCCAGGAGATCGCCGAGGCGACGACCGAGCTGAAGCCGAAGAAGCTCGGCAAGCGCCTGAAGGTCATCGAGGCGTTCCTTGACTCGGGCAACCGGCCCGAGTGGATGATCCTTACCGTCGTGCCGGTCATTCCGCCGGAGCTGCGTCCGCTCGTTCCTCTCGACGGCGGCCGCTTCGCCACGTCCGACCTCAACGATCTCTATCGCCGCGTCATCAACCGCAACAATCGTCTGAAGCGGCTGATGGAGCTGCGCGCGCCGGACATCATCATCCGCAACGAGAAGCGCATGCTTCAGGAAGCGGTCGATGCGCTGTTCGACAACGGCCGCCGCGGCCGCGTCATCACCGGCGCCAACAAGCGGCCGCTGAAGTCGCTCGCCGACATGCTCAAGGGCAAGCAGGGCCGCTTCCGTCAGAACCTGCTCGGCAAGCGCGTCGACTACTCGGGCCGCTCGGTGATCGTCGTCGGTCCCGAGCTGAAGCTGCACCAGTGCGGCCTGCCGAAGAAGATGGCGCTCGAGCTGTTCAAGCCGTTCATCTACGCGCGCCTGCAGGCCCAGGGCCAGGCCGCCACCGTGAAGCAGGCCAAGAAGCTCGTCGAGAAGGAGAAGGGCGAGGTGTGGGACATCCTGGACGAGGTGATCCGCGAGCACCCGGTTCTGTTGAACCGCGCGCCGACGCTGCACCGCCTCGGCATCCAGGCGTTCGAGCCGATCCTGATCGAAGGTAAGGCGATCCAGCTGCATCCGCTCGTCTGCGCGGCGTTCAACGCCGACTTCGACGGTGACCAGATGGCCGTCCACGTGCCGCTGTCCCTCGAGGCGCAGCTCGAAGCCCGCGTGCTGATGATGTCGACCAACAACATCCTGCATCCGGCCAACGGCTCGCCGATCATCGTGCCGTCGCAGGATATCGTGCTCGGCCTCTATTACCTGTCGATCATCCGCGATCACGAGCCGGGCGAAGGCATGCTGCTGGGCTCGGTCTCGGAAGCGCGCCATGCGCTCGAGGCTGGGGTCGTCAGCCTGCACGCCAAGGTGAAGGGCCGCTTCACGGTGACCGACGAGGAAGGCAACCAGACGACCGAGGTGCACGACACCACGCCTGGCCGCATGATCCTCGCCGAGCTGCTGCCGAAGAGCGTCAAGCCGACGCTCGTCAACCAGCTGCTCACCAAGAAGGCCATCTCCGGCATGATCGACGCCGTCTACCGCAACTGCGGTCAGAAGGAGACGGTCATTTTCTGCGACCGGATCATGGCGCTGGGCTTCAAGCACGCCTTCGAGGCCGGCATCTCGTTCGGCAAGGACGACATGCTTATCCCCGACACCAAGGCCAAGATCGTCGCGCAGACGACCGATATGACGCGCGAGTTCGAGCAGCAGTACAATGACGGCCTCATCACCCAGCTCGAGAAGTACAACAAGGTGGTGGACGCCTGGTCCAAGTGTACCGACCAGATCGCCAAGGAGATGATGGAGCGCATCTCCTCGGTTCAAAAGGACAAGAACGGCCGCGAGAAGCAGATGAACTCCGTGTGGATGATGTCCCACTCGGGCGCCCGCGGCTCGCCGGCGCAGATGAAGCAGCTCGCCGGCATGCGCGGCCTGATGACCAAGCCTTCGGGCGAGATCATCGAGACGCCGATTATCTCCAACTTCAAGGAAGGTCTGTCGGTGCTCGAGTACTTCAACTCGACGCACGGCGCCCGCAAGGGCCTCGCCGACACCGCCTTGAAGACGGCGAACTCGGGCTACCTGACGCGCCGTCTCGTCGACGTCGCGCAGGACAGCATCATCTATGAGGATGATTGCGGCACCGAGCGCGGCATCAAGGTCCAGGCCGTGGTGGACGCGGGACAGGTCATCGTCTCGCTTGCCGCCCGCGTGCTGGGCCGTACCGCCGCCGAGGACATCGTCGATCCGGCGAACCGCAAGGCGGTGCTCGTCAAGAATGGCGAGCTCATCGAGGAGCGTCACGCCGAGGCGATCGAGAAGGCGCAGGTGCAGGAAGTCCGCATCCGCTCGGTGCTCACCTGCGATACGGTGACCGGCGTGTGCGCCAAGTGCTACGGGCGCGACCTCGCCCGCGGCACGCCCGTCAACATCGGCGAGGCTGTCGGCGTCATCGCCGCTCAGTCGATCGGCGAGCCGGGCACGCAGCTCACCATGCGCACGTTCCACATCGGCGGCGCCGCCAACCTGGTCGACTCGTCGTTCATCGAGTCGAACTTCAACGGCACCGTGAAGGTGAAGAACCCGGCCGTGGTCAAGGACAGCCAGGGCCGCGAGGTCGCGATGACCCGCACGATGGCTGTCGTCATCGTCGATCAGAGCGGCAAGGAGCTCGCCACGCACAAGGTGCCTTACGGTTCGCGCGTCCACGTGAAGGAAGGCGACACCGTCAAGCGCGGCACCAAGATCGCGCAGTGGGACCCCTTCACCCGCCCGGTGCTCACCGAGGTGAACGGCAAGGTGGACTTCGAGGACCTCATCGAAGGCGCCTCGGTGCGCGAGCAGACGGACGAGATGAAGGGCACGACCAATCGCGTCATCGTCGATTGGCGTGCTTCCCCACGCTCGGCCGACCTGAAGCCGGCCGTCGTCGTCAAGGACGGCAAGGGCAAGCCGATCAAGGTCGCGCGCGGCGGCGACGCCCGCTATCTGTTGTCGGTCGATGCCATTCTGTCGGTGGAACCCGGTCAGGATGTGAAGGCCGGCGACGTGCTTGCGCGTGTGCCGACCGCTTCGGCACGCTCGGGCGACATCACCGGCGGTCTGCCGCGCGTCGCCGAGCTGTTCGAGGCTCGCCGGCCGAAGGATCACGCGATCATTGCGGAGATCTCCGGTACCATCGAGTTCGGCAAGGACTACAAGAACAAGCAGCGCATCACCATCAAGCCGGACGATGCGAGCGCTGAGCCTGTCGAGTACCTGATCCCGCGCGGCAAGAGCTTGACGGTGCAACACGGCGACCGCGTCGAGCGTGGCGATTTCGTCTACGACGGCCACCCGGCGCCGCACGACATTCTGGCGATCAAGGGCGTTGAGGAGCTTGCCAACTACCTCATCAACGAGATCCAGGACGTCTACCGTCTGCAGGGCGTGACCATCAACGACAAGCACATCGAGGTGATCGTTCGCCAGATGCTGCAGAAGGTTGAGGTGACGGATGTGGGCGAGACCGACCTGATCAAGGGCGAGCAGCTTGACCGCGTCGAGCTGGACGAGCTCAACGCCAAGTACGTCGAGGCCGGCAAGAAGCCGGCGGCGGCGAGCCCGGTTCTGCTCGGCATCACCAAGGCGTCGCTGCAGACCCGGTCGTTCATCTCGGCCGCGTCGTTCCAGGAGACCACGCGCGTGCTCACGGACGCCGCCGTCAACGGCAAGGTGGACACGCTCGAGGGCCTCAAGGAGAACGTCATCGTCGGCCGCCTAATCCCGGCAGGCACGGGTGGCGCTCTGCGCCGCCTGCGCAAGATCGCCGCAAAGCGCGACGAACTCATCGCCCGCGAGCAGGCGAAGGTCGATGCCGAGAAGGCATTGGCCGGTCCTGGCGCGGGTCCGGTGCGCCGCCGCCGCCGCACCGCAGAAGAGGCCGTGGAATAAGGCTATCTCTACTGGTTAAGGGGAAGCGCGGGTGCGAACAGCGTCCGCGCTTCCTCGCTTTCGGAACGCACGAGCGAACGCCATTTCTGACGACGGGCTGGCGTAGTAAAAAATTGTCTCCGCGGGAGGTTGGCAGGTGTTGACCGGATTCCGCGGGCTGTATATAGGTCTCGAACTCTCACGGTAGGTGGTAGGACAATTTCGCGTCCATTCATTCTGGGCGCCTTGACCTAAACGCTACCGTCGCAAAGCAGAGGACAAATTCGGACCAAGATCTGCGGCGCTCACCGAGCACGCATGATCCTCTGGTTTTTTCGTGTCGGGCACGCGCCTTTGGGGGTGTGGGCTTGGCAGGTTCGGTTTGGCACACGCGTCAGCCGGGCAAGCGTTGGACGGAAGAGGCGCATGCCGACGATACAACAGTTGATCCGGAAACCCCGGACGCAGAAGACGTACCGCGAGAAGTCGCGCCACATGGAGGCGTGCCCGCAAAAGCGTGGCGTCTGCACGCGCGTCTACACCACGACGCCGAAGAAGCCGAACTCGGCGCTCCGCAAGGTCGCCAAGATCCGTCTCACCAACGGCTACGAGGTGATCGGCTACATCCCCGGCGAGGGCCACAACCTGCAGGAGCACTCCGTCGTGCTCATCCGCGGCGGCCGCGTCAAGGATCTCCCCGGCGTGCGCTACCACATCATCCGCGGCGTGCTCGACACGCAGGGCGTCGCCGACCGCAGACAGCGCCGTTCCAAGTACGGTGCCAAGAGACCGAAGTGATCGCCCTCGGGCGGTCTGTCCCGCAAGGCGCGGGAGCCATGGGCCGGTAAGTCGGCCCATTGTCATTGAGAGAAGCGAAGCGAAGGCTGAACAGCAATGTCCCGTCGTCACAGTGCAGAGAAGCGCGTCGTCAATCCGGACCCGAAGTTCGGTGATGTCGTCATCTCCAAGTTCATGAATGCGGTGATGGAGCAGGGCAAGAAGTCCGTTGCCGAGAACATCGTCTATGGCGCTTTCGAGCGCATGGAGGCGAAGTCGAAGTCGGACCCGGTGCAGCTGTTCCGCGCCGCCCTCGACAACGTGATGCCGGCCGTCGAAGTCCGCTCGCGCCGTGTCGGCGGCGCCACCTACCAGGTGCCGGTCGAGGTCCGTCCGGAGCGCCGTCAGGCGCTCGCCATTCGCTGGCTCATCACCGCGGCGCGGGCGCGCAACGAGAACACGATGGTCGATCGGCTTTCGGGCGAGCTGCTCGATGCCGCCAACAACAGGGGCACGGCGGTCAAGAAGCGGGAAGACACGCACAAGATGGCGGAGGCGAACCGCGCCTTCTCCCATTACCGCTGGTGATCGGATCGGAGCGCTAAGAGCATGGCCCGCGAATACGACATCAAGGACTACCGCAATTTCGGCATCATGGCCCACATCGATGCCGGGAAGA of the Hyphomicrobium album genome contains:
- the rpsL gene encoding 30S ribosomal protein S12, translating into MPTIQQLIRKPRTQKTYREKSRHMEACPQKRGVCTRVYTTTPKKPNSALRKVAKIRLTNGYEVIGYIPGEGHNLQEHSVVLIRGGRVKDLPGVRYHIIRGVLDTQGVADRRQRRSKYGAKRPK
- the rpsG gene encoding 30S ribosomal protein S7 gives rise to the protein MSRRHSAEKRVVNPDPKFGDVVISKFMNAVMEQGKKSVAENIVYGAFERMEAKSKSDPVQLFRAALDNVMPAVEVRSRRVGGATYQVPVEVRPERRQALAIRWLITAARARNENTMVDRLSGELLDAANNRGTAVKKREDTHKMAEANRAFSHYRW